CTAGTGGTGAAGCCGATGTGACATCTGAAGTGTGGCAACAGAAACGTGGTTTTGAACTAAATAAAATCGGACACGCACAGGCCTCTAGGTCAAGAAATGCAAGGTCTTTATTTTCCTGTCGGACAGCGGCGGTAAGGGGACAGGGCCAGCGCATACTAAGTTGTTTTGCCGGTAAGGATTTGCATCAAATAGTCAATGTTCCATCCGGCCATTCTTCTTTTCATGACGTTGCTTTGTTTGCCAGGATGTTTCTTGATGAGGCTGAGTGTGAGTCGTCTGAGCCATGACAAATTGTTCGCGAAGATTCGGTTTCGGACTCGACTTTCATCCTCGCGGTAGGTCATGTCGAGACTCCAGTGCAGCGTGTTTTCTATGGCCCAGTGACCACGAACCGTTGTTGCGAACAGCTCGCCTTTGCGACGCAGACTGCTGATGTAGTAGCGAACGTCAGAATGATGAATGCCGTCCTGCTCGTACATTCGGATCGCCGTTCCGATGGTCTTGAGTCCGGCCCATTTGTGGCCCACGTCAAAATCGACAGGCACGGTCGCCTGATAGTAGATTCTCTGTTCCTGCCGACCGTGTCCCTTCTCTGTTTCTTCATAGCGACTGACGGGATAGCGAGCGAAGTCATCCTCCAGGTGATCGAGAAAAAACTTCTGCACGACCTCATAGAGTTTCGGTTGGTTGCCTTTCAGGGCTAACACATAGTCTGCATTGCCAGACACGATCTGCTGCGCAATGTTTTTTTGACAACCCGCTGCGTCAATCGTAATGATCGCCTCATCGATATTGATTTCGTTCAGTAATTTCGGGATCGCGGTGATCTCGTTCGACTTCTCTTCCGTCGCCACCTGTCCCAGAGAAATCCCCTGATCAGAAGCCCACGCACTCACGATGAACAACGCACCCAGCCCATTCTTTTTGTCATGTGATCGACGGAGTGCTTTGCCATCAATCGCAATCTGTTTTCTGTAGCCTTCTTTCTGTTCGTCGGAAAGTCCTTCCAGCGATTCAATCCATTGCACGAAGCACGCTTGAAAGTCGTTCGGCTTCAGGAGAGAAAGGACGCGCCGGTACGTATCTTTTTTCGGAATGCCATGCGGAAGTGCCAGGTGTTTCTGCAGGCCATCGGCATTCAGTCGCGCCCATTCCGCAATCGCACTGGGGCCGTCGGCGTTGGCCAGCACTCCGCAAATGGCGATCACAATCACATCACCAAGCAGATGCAGACGATTGATGTTGGAACGCGGGTCTTTCAATTGATCAAAGTAATGAACAATGTTTCCTGTCAGCTCCTGGGTGACCGCCAGTTCAACTGTCGACATCTCTTGTCCTCTCCTCGTGAAGTCCGATGTTACGACACGAAAAGACTAACCAATACTCACTTGTCGCGCCAGCCTAAATTGCCCAAAGTGCGCGCTGGCCCTGGGTAAGGGGATTAGTGACTTCAGCGGTGAAAAGCACCAACCGACTCCATGCACCCCATGGCTCCTCTCTGCGGAGAGGAGCACACCGGCAAACTGCCCCCACTCATCGGCATGTTGGCCGCTAGGCTTTCTGGCTCTATAAATTCTGCAAACACACCGACGGTGGCAAAACTGCGAAGTCGACTTCACCCAATGCCGAAGGAATCCTCGACGAAGAAGCTGAAGAACTCTCTCTCGGCTTAGGTCACTTTTCAACAGCCATTTGGATGATCTGACGCCACGTCGACCTGATCGTAGACTTTGCCGCACTCTTAACTGGGTAGAGATTGCGCTCGCCCTTTATTTTCAGTGGCACTGCGAGCGGGAGATGATAGAATACGGGATCTGCGGGGCTGTGTTAATGCAAAGTTCGAGAAGAGAATGTCAGAGTCAAAGCGACGGACAGTACTGCTATCCGACGCGCCTGCCGACGCGGACGGCTTTCGAACGGAGAGTAGCGAGGGGCCAAGTTCACGCGTCGCAGCTGCCATCGCGTCCGTAATTTTGGGTGGAGAATCAGGCGGAAGAATTCTGGGACTAGAAGGTGCGTGGGGCAGCGGAAAATCGACTGTAATTCGCCTGCTTTGCGAATCACTGAAGAACTCAGAGAGTGTCCGGACGCTTGTTTTCGATGCTTGGGCGCATGAAGGCGATCCTCTGCGCAGGACGTTCTTCGAGTCGCTGCTCAACGACCTCTCCAATGGACCTCGGTGGTTGCCTGAGTCTCGCGACGTCTATTGGAATAAAGTAAGGCTGTCCCTCGCGAAACGATTCCGGAAAGAGACGA
This DNA window, taken from Fuerstiella marisgermanici, encodes the following:
- a CDS encoding ISAs1 family transposase, with the translated sequence MSTVELAVTQELTGNIVHYFDQLKDPRSNINRLHLLGDVIVIAICGVLANADGPSAIAEWARLNADGLQKHLALPHGIPKKDTYRRVLSLLKPNDFQACFVQWIESLEGLSDEQKEGYRKQIAIDGKALRRSHDKKNGLGALFIVSAWASDQGISLGQVATEEKSNEITAIPKLLNEINIDEAIITIDAAGCQKNIAQQIVSGNADYVLALKGNQPKLYEVVQKFFLDHLEDDFARYPVSRYEETEKGHGRQEQRIYYQATVPVDFDVGHKWAGLKTIGTAIRMYEQDGIHHSDVRYYISSLRRKGELFATTVRGHWAIENTLHWSLDMTYREDESRVRNRIFANNLSWLRRLTLSLIKKHPGKQSNVMKRRMAGWNIDYLMQILTGKTT